The following proteins are co-located in the Micromonospora viridifaciens genome:
- a CDS encoding Ppx/GppA phosphatase family protein translates to MAAIDCGTNSIRLLVADLPDPAAGPQAPLVDLCRRMEIVRLGQGVDRTGRLAPEAIERTRVALADYAAEIEKFGAERVRMVATSATRDAANAADFRAMVEQTLGVPPEVVTGDEEARLSFTGAVRGLPADAQPPYLVVDIGGGSTEFVVGTRDGGVQGAISVDIGCVRMTERHLHGDPPSLDEIAAAQADIAVAVDRALEVVPGREAATLVGLAGSVTTVVAIAQGLQAYDPERIHHARVSYDQVAEVTADLLAKSGGQRLAIPVMHPGRADVIGAGALVLRVIMERAGMPSVVASEHDILDGIAWSVA, encoded by the coding sequence GTGGCCGCCATCGACTGCGGGACCAACTCGATCCGACTGCTGGTCGCCGACCTGCCCGACCCGGCGGCCGGCCCGCAGGCGCCGCTGGTGGACCTGTGCCGCCGGATGGAGATCGTCCGGCTGGGCCAGGGCGTCGACCGGACCGGCCGGCTCGCGCCGGAGGCGATCGAGCGGACCCGGGTGGCGCTCGCCGACTACGCGGCCGAGATCGAGAAGTTCGGCGCGGAGCGGGTCCGGATGGTGGCCACCTCGGCGACCCGGGACGCCGCCAACGCCGCCGACTTCCGGGCGATGGTCGAGCAGACCCTCGGCGTGCCGCCCGAGGTGGTCACCGGCGACGAGGAGGCCCGGCTCTCCTTCACCGGCGCGGTGCGCGGGCTGCCCGCCGACGCCCAACCGCCGTACCTGGTGGTGGACATCGGCGGCGGCTCGACCGAGTTCGTGGTCGGCACGCGCGACGGCGGGGTGCAGGGGGCGATCTCGGTGGACATCGGCTGCGTCCGGATGACCGAGCGGCACCTGCACGGCGACCCGCCGAGCCTCGACGAGATCGCCGCCGCGCAGGCCGACATCGCCGTGGCGGTGGATCGCGCGCTGGAGGTGGTGCCGGGGCGCGAGGCCGCCACGCTGGTCGGGCTCGCCGGGTCGGTCACCACCGTCGTCGCCATCGCCCAGGGCCTCCAGGCGTACGACCCGGAGCGCATCCATCACGCCCGGGTGTCGTACGACCAGGTCGCCGAGGTCACCGCCGACCTGCTGGCGAAGAGCGGCGGGCAGCGGCTGGCCATCCCGGTGATGCACCCCGGGCGCGCGGACGTGATCGGCGCGGGCGCCCTGGTGCTCCGGGTCATCATGGAGCGCGCCGGCATGCCGTCCGTCGTCGCCTCCGAGCACGACATCCTCGACGGCATTGCCTGGAGCGTCGCGTAG
- a CDS encoding NAD(+) diphosphatase has protein sequence MTAAAPAGRAGFVPGADRSRPPAPGDLALPVAGRKLLTGPDGRFHRIDALPAGLDWVPLGTLDGTPAWAADAADTTAADTGAADIGAADTGTLPGRWRGWRDIATELPEPMATLAGRALAVITWRRTQRWCGACRTELADVPGETARRCPGCDLTLFLPLSVAVLVAITRPGRAGGPDELLLVRHAYGPTQLWALVAGFVEAGESLEAAAHREVGEEVGLTIGRPAYVDSQPWAVSGPGTLLAGFTATVSDPAAEPVVDARELTEARWFPVDALPAELPPAYSISRWLIDAVAARARR, from the coding sequence GTGACCGCCGCCGCGCCGGCCGGCCGGGCCGGCTTTGTTCCCGGCGCCGATCGGAGCCGGCCGCCCGCGCCCGGCGACCTGGCGCTGCCGGTGGCCGGACGCAAGCTGCTGACCGGGCCGGACGGGCGATTCCACCGGATCGACGCGCTGCCCGCCGGCCTCGACTGGGTGCCGCTCGGGACCCTGGACGGAACGCCGGCGTGGGCAGCCGACGCGGCCGACACCACGGCCGCCGACACCGGGGCCGCGGACATCGGGGCCGCGGACACCGGGACGCTGCCCGGGCGCTGGCGCGGCTGGCGGGACATCGCCACCGAGCTGCCCGAGCCGATGGCCACCCTCGCCGGGCGGGCCCTCGCGGTGATCACCTGGCGGCGGACCCAGCGCTGGTGCGGGGCGTGCCGGACCGAACTGGCCGACGTGCCGGGTGAGACCGCCCGGCGCTGCCCCGGCTGCGACCTGACCCTCTTCCTGCCGCTCTCCGTCGCGGTGCTGGTGGCGATCACCCGCCCCGGCCGGGCCGGCGGCCCCGACGAGCTGCTGCTGGTCCGGCACGCGTACGGGCCGACGCAGCTGTGGGCGCTGGTGGCCGGCTTCGTCGAGGCGGGCGAGTCGCTGGAGGCGGCCGCGCACCGGGAGGTCGGCGAGGAGGTCGGCCTGACCATCGGCCGGCCCGCCTACGTCGACAGCCAGCCCTGGGCCGTCTCCGGGCCGGGCACGCTGCTCGCCGGCTTCACCGCCACCGTGTCCGACCCGGCCGCCGAGCCGGTGGTGGACGCCAGGGAGCTGACCGAGGCGCGCTGGTTCCCGGTGGACGCGCTGCCGGCGGAGCTGCCGCCGGCGTACTCGATCTCGCGCTGGCTGATCGACGCGGTCGCCGCCCGCGCGCGACGCTGA
- a CDS encoding DUF885 domain-containing protein, with protein sequence MEEFVPLAERIVEALLESRPGLATSAGDHRYDDRLPDLSADARAADQAMLRDAADALSELDPDSLGVEERVDHALLSSLVDRELFEATEIRAHEWDPLRHNPGPLLHALLARPFAPAEERLASLAGRLAAVPDALATARATLRDMPRIHAETAVGQFTGTAALIRDELPGVLAEAPGMFDRVEPAATAAIAALEEFVAWLRIGLAADAGPGRDPRLGRRRWEARLWHTLDTELSAAEVQRRAWANLDRVTAEIREAAVELVGGPADDETVRRALGLLAAEHPDDATIVDLASVTLDEATDFVRAHDVVTLVDDPCVIQEMPEFARGVAVAYCDSPGPLETANVPTFYCIAPTPEGWPAQRVESFYREYNDHMIRNLTVHEAMPGHFLQLAHARRYAGPTRVRPLTESGVFVEGWAVYAEELMAGLGFGGLPVRLQQLKMQLRMTINALLDQLVHCEGLPEAEAMALMTGRGFQEEGEATGKWRRALLTSTQLSTYFVGYTGLADIARSRPGEVSVRDWHDAMLAHDCPPPRHLRTLLGI encoded by the coding sequence GTGGAAGAGTTTGTGCCGCTGGCGGAGCGGATCGTGGAGGCGTTGCTGGAGAGCCGGCCCGGGCTGGCCACCTCGGCCGGGGACCACCGGTACGACGACCGGCTGCCCGATCTCTCCGCCGACGCCCGCGCCGCCGACCAGGCGATGCTCCGGGACGCGGCCGACGCTCTCTCCGAGTTGGACCCGGACTCGCTGGGCGTCGAGGAGCGGGTCGACCACGCGCTGCTCAGCAGCCTGGTCGACCGGGAGCTGTTCGAGGCGACGGAGATCCGCGCCCACGAGTGGGACCCGCTGCGGCACAACCCCGGTCCGCTGCTGCACGCCCTGCTGGCCCGCCCGTTCGCGCCGGCCGAGGAGCGCCTGGCCTCCCTGGCCGGCCGGCTGGCGGCCGTACCCGACGCGCTGGCGACCGCCCGCGCGACGCTGCGGGACATGCCGCGCATCCACGCGGAGACGGCGGTCGGGCAGTTCACCGGCACGGCGGCGCTGATCCGCGACGAGCTGCCCGGGGTGCTGGCCGAGGCGCCGGGGATGTTCGACCGGGTGGAGCCGGCGGCCACCGCGGCGATCGCCGCGCTGGAGGAGTTCGTGGCCTGGCTGCGGATCGGGCTGGCGGCCGACGCCGGCCCGGGGCGCGACCCCCGGCTGGGCCGGCGGCGCTGGGAGGCGCGGCTCTGGCACACCCTGGACACCGAGCTGAGCGCCGCCGAGGTCCAGCGCCGCGCCTGGGCCAACCTGGACCGGGTGACCGCGGAGATCCGCGAGGCGGCGGTCGAGCTGGTCGGCGGCCCGGCCGACGACGAGACGGTACGCCGAGCCCTAGGCCTGCTCGCCGCCGAGCACCCCGACGACGCCACGATCGTGGACCTCGCCTCGGTCACGCTGGACGAGGCGACCGATTTCGTTCGCGCGCACGACGTGGTCACCCTGGTGGACGACCCGTGCGTGATCCAGGAGATGCCGGAGTTCGCCCGCGGCGTGGCGGTGGCGTACTGCGACTCGCCGGGCCCGCTGGAGACGGCGAACGTGCCCACCTTCTACTGCATCGCGCCCACCCCGGAGGGCTGGCCCGCGCAGCGGGTCGAGTCGTTCTACCGGGAGTACAACGACCACATGATCCGGAATCTGACCGTGCACGAGGCGATGCCGGGTCACTTCCTCCAGCTCGCCCACGCCCGCCGGTACGCCGGCCCGACCCGGGTCCGGCCGCTCACCGAGTCGGGGGTGTTCGTCGAGGGCTGGGCGGTCTACGCCGAGGAACTGATGGCCGGCCTCGGCTTCGGCGGCCTGCCGGTCCGGCTCCAGCAGCTCAAGATGCAGCTGCGGATGACCATCAACGCGCTGCTCGACCAGCTCGTGCACTGCGAGGGGCTGCCCGAGGCGGAGGCGATGGCGCTGATGACCGGGCGGGGCTTCCAGGAGGAGGGTGAGGCGACCGGCAAGTGGCGGCGGGCCCTGCTCACCTCCACCCAGCTCTCCACGTACTTCGTCGGCTACACCGGGCTGGCCGACATCGCCCGGTCCCGTCCCGGCGAGGTGTCGGTCCGCGACTGGCACGACGCGATGCTGGCGCACGACTGCCCGCCCCCGCGTCACCTGCGTACCCTGCTGGGGATCTGA
- a CDS encoding PadR family transcriptional regulator, with amino-acid sequence MDTTQLLKGVLDLAVLAVLRDEDGYGYDILRRLREAGLEEVGDASVYGTLRRLFAAGLLTTYVVPSESGPHRKYYALNAAGRDQLARSGKIWRSFATTMDTLLDDRGMAA; translated from the coding sequence GTGGATACGACGCAGCTCCTCAAGGGCGTGCTCGACCTGGCCGTTCTCGCCGTCCTGCGGGACGAGGACGGCTACGGTTACGACATCCTCCGCCGGTTGCGCGAGGCCGGCCTGGAGGAGGTCGGCGACGCCTCGGTCTACGGCACCCTGCGCCGGCTCTTCGCCGCCGGCCTGCTGACCACGTACGTGGTGCCGAGCGAGTCAGGCCCGCACCGCAAGTACTACGCCCTCAACGCCGCCGGCCGGGACCAGCTCGCCCGCTCCGGCAAGATCTGGCGCTCGTTCGCCACCACCATGGACACACTGCTCGACGATCGGGGGATGGCGGCATGA
- a CDS encoding SurA N-terminal domain-containing protein, translated as MRARRLIAAASVAALAVLSLAACGRSAPSVAAYVGDRTYSVDRVNEIYEDAQAQYAEAVRAQRSQLGTTATPEELRSSVTRQDVVNLLISVELGKRVTAEKGIQVIDEVTPEQLQLELQLPATTEYVQLWGEWADISTALQRQLPPADLSDDAVMAVYHAIEKTGAIPTGLSVAEVRQAFGEGGFVRSATALSSALREEAEKAGASINPRYGRIGVPSVVSTGQSLVFYSLPYISHDGPVTDISTPEPKATESTGAVTP; from the coding sequence ATGCGTGCTCGCCGTCTCATCGCCGCCGCCAGCGTCGCGGCCCTCGCTGTGCTCTCCCTCGCCGCCTGCGGCCGGTCCGCACCGTCCGTCGCCGCGTACGTGGGAGACCGGACGTACTCCGTCGATCGGGTCAACGAGATCTACGAGGACGCCCAGGCGCAGTACGCCGAAGCGGTCCGCGCCCAGCGGTCCCAGCTGGGCACGACTGCGACGCCGGAGGAGCTGCGCTCCTCGGTGACCCGGCAGGACGTGGTGAACCTGCTGATCAGTGTGGAGCTGGGCAAGCGCGTGACGGCCGAGAAGGGCATCCAGGTCATCGACGAGGTGACCCCGGAGCAGCTCCAGCTGGAGCTCCAGCTGCCGGCCACCACCGAGTACGTCCAGCTCTGGGGCGAGTGGGCGGACATCTCCACCGCGCTCCAGCGGCAGCTGCCCCCGGCCGACCTGAGTGACGACGCGGTGATGGCCGTCTACCACGCCATCGAGAAGACCGGGGCGATCCCGACCGGGCTCTCGGTCGCCGAGGTCCGGCAGGCGTTCGGCGAGGGCGGCTTCGTCCGCAGCGCCACGGCGCTGAGCTCGGCGCTGCGCGAGGAGGCCGAGAAGGCCGGCGCCTCGATCAACCCGAGGTACGGGCGGATCGGCGTGCCGTCGGTGGTCAGCACCGGCCAGTCCCTGGTCTTCTACTCGCTGCCCTACATCAGCCACGACGGCCCGGTCACCGACATCTCCACGCCCGAGCCGAAGGCCACCGAGTCGACCGGCGCCGTCACCCCCTGA
- the eno gene encoding phosphopyruvate hydratase — protein sequence MATIEGIVAREILDSRGNPTVEVEVGLDDGTIARAAVPSGASTGAFEAIELRDGDQDRYQGKGVENAVANIEDKIVDQLIGYEASEQRLIDQKMLDLDGTDNKAELGANAILGVSLAVAKAAAGSAELSLFRYLGGPNAHLLPVPMMNILNGGAHADSNVDIQEFMIAPIGAPTFRDALRSGAEVYHALKSVLKKKDLSTGLGDEGGFAPNLPTNAAALDLIAEAVEKAGYRLGTDIVFALDVAATEFFENGTYTFEGSAKTAEEMSNYYTKLVGDYPIVSIEDPLSEDDWSGWATLTAALGDRIQIVGDDLFVTNPQRIAQGITEKAANAVLVKVNQIGSLTETLDAVDLAHRAGFKCMMSHRSGETEDTTIADLAVATGCGQIKTGAPARSDRVAKYNQLLRIEEELADAARYAGAGAFPRYRSA from the coding sequence GTGGCAACCATCGAGGGAATCGTCGCCCGGGAGATCCTGGACTCGCGGGGCAACCCGACGGTCGAGGTCGAGGTCGGGCTCGACGACGGCACGATCGCCCGCGCCGCGGTGCCGTCCGGCGCCTCCACCGGCGCCTTCGAGGCGATCGAGCTGCGCGACGGTGACCAGGACCGCTACCAGGGCAAGGGTGTCGAGAACGCGGTCGCCAACATCGAGGACAAGATCGTCGACCAGCTCATCGGCTACGAGGCCAGCGAGCAGCGGCTGATCGACCAGAAGATGCTCGACCTCGACGGCACCGACAACAAGGCCGAGCTGGGCGCCAACGCGATCCTCGGCGTCTCCCTCGCCGTGGCGAAGGCCGCCGCCGGCAGCGCCGAGCTGAGCCTCTTCCGCTACCTGGGCGGCCCGAACGCGCACCTGCTGCCGGTGCCGATGATGAACATCCTCAATGGTGGCGCGCACGCCGACTCCAACGTCGACATCCAGGAGTTCATGATCGCGCCGATCGGCGCGCCCACCTTCCGCGACGCGCTGCGCTCCGGCGCCGAGGTCTACCACGCGCTGAAGTCGGTGCTGAAGAAGAAGGACCTGTCGACCGGTCTCGGTGACGAGGGCGGCTTCGCCCCCAACCTGCCCACCAACGCCGCCGCGCTGGACCTGATCGCCGAGGCGGTGGAGAAGGCCGGCTACCGGCTCGGCACCGACATCGTCTTCGCCCTCGACGTGGCCGCCACCGAGTTCTTCGAGAACGGCACCTACACCTTCGAGGGCAGCGCGAAGACCGCCGAGGAGATGAGCAACTACTACACCAAGCTCGTCGGCGACTACCCGATCGTGTCCATCGAGGACCCGCTGTCGGAGGACGACTGGAGCGGCTGGGCCACCCTGACCGCGGCGCTCGGCGACCGGATCCAGATCGTCGGTGACGACCTGTTCGTCACCAACCCGCAGCGCATCGCCCAGGGCATCACCGAGAAGGCCGCCAACGCGGTGCTGGTCAAGGTCAACCAGATCGGCTCGCTCACCGAGACCCTGGACGCGGTGGACCTGGCCCACCGGGCCGGCTTCAAGTGCATGATGAGCCACCGCTCCGGCGAGACCGAGGACACCACCATCGCCGACCTGGCGGTCGCCACCGGCTGCGGCCAGATCAAGACCGGCGCCCCGGCCCGTTCCGACCGGGTCGCCAAGTACAACCAGCTCCTGCGGATCGAGGAGGAGCTGGCCGACGCGGCGCGGTACGCCGGCGCCGGGGCGTTCCCGCGCTACCGTTCGGCCTGA
- a CDS encoding DUF501 domain-containing protein: MSVVPPQDPAADSVPPPERQPATEADLAAVAAQLGRPPRGTRAVAHRCPCGLPDVVETTPRLADGTPFPTLYYLTCPRATAACSRLESAGLMKEMAERLAADPELAARYRAAHEDYLARREAIGQVPEIAGISAGGMPGRVKCLHVHLGHALAAGPGVNPFGDETLALVEKWWAAGPCVDVPAAE, translated from the coding sequence GTGAGCGTCGTACCACCGCAGGATCCGGCGGCGGATTCCGTACCCCCGCCGGAGCGGCAACCGGCCACCGAGGCCGACCTGGCCGCGGTGGCCGCGCAGCTCGGCCGGCCGCCCCGCGGCACCCGCGCGGTGGCCCACCGCTGCCCGTGCGGCCTGCCCGACGTGGTGGAGACGACGCCCCGGCTGGCCGACGGCACCCCCTTCCCGACGCTGTACTACCTGACCTGCCCGCGCGCGACTGCGGCGTGCAGCCGGCTGGAGTCGGCCGGGCTGATGAAGGAGATGGCCGAGCGGCTGGCCGCCGACCCCGAGCTGGCCGCCCGCTACCGGGCCGCGCACGAGGACTACCTCGCCCGCCGGGAGGCGATCGGCCAGGTGCCGGAGATCGCCGGCATCTCGGCCGGCGGCATGCCCGGGCGGGTGAAGTGCCTGCACGTTCACCTCGGGCACGCGCTCGCCGCCGGGCCGGGGGTCAACCCGTTCGGCGACGAGACCCTGGCGCTGGTGGAGAAGTGGTGGGCCGCCGGGCCGTGCGTGGACGTCCCGGCGGCGGAGTGA
- a CDS encoding FtsB family cell division protein, whose amino-acid sequence MQQRRTPGGQRPARRPGQAGRPGAARVRSSVRDAGVRAAPRAAGRSPGAIRGVDGVRSASRPAAARRTAAGGTVKRLTAPQPRRFTGRATVLFAVLIALALAYTYPVRVYLDQQADIARMEASQAAQRKEIEELSAKAAKWKDSAYIEAQARERFFMVRPGETPLVVLSDPAGAAKDAGKGVRLGPPKPPDPWYDTLWSSVRAANAERPDK is encoded by the coding sequence ATGCAGCAGCGCCGCACACCGGGTGGTCAGCGTCCCGCCCGCCGGCCGGGTCAGGCCGGCCGGCCGGGCGCGGCCCGGGTCCGGTCGTCGGTCCGCGACGCCGGCGTCCGCGCCGCGCCGCGCGCCGCCGGCCGGTCACCCGGCGCCATCCGCGGCGTCGACGGCGTACGCTCGGCGAGCCGTCCCGCGGCCGCTCGGCGTACGGCGGCGGGCGGCACGGTCAAGCGGCTCACCGCACCCCAACCCCGGCGCTTTACCGGGCGGGCCACCGTGCTCTTCGCGGTGCTGATCGCGCTCGCCCTGGCGTACACCTATCCGGTCCGGGTCTACCTGGACCAGCAGGCGGACATCGCGCGGATGGAGGCGTCCCAGGCCGCGCAGCGCAAGGAGATCGAGGAGCTCTCCGCCAAGGCGGCCAAGTGGAAGGACTCGGCGTACATCGAGGCGCAGGCCAGGGAGCGCTTCTTCATGGTCCGGCCGGGAGAGACCCCGCTGGTGGTGCTCTCTGACCCCGCCGGCGCCGCGAAGGACGCCGGCAAGGGCGTGCGGCTGGGGCCGCCGAAGCCGCCCGATCCCTGGTACGACACGCTGTGGTCGAGCGTGCGCGCGGCCAACGCCGAGCGCCCCGACAAGTGA
- a CDS encoding amino-acid N-acetyltransferase, protein MTDAEEIVVRRARTSDVRGIRRLVDTYTDDRRLLSKATVTLYEDVPEFRVAVRPDGTVVGCGALHVMWEDLAEIRTVAVDPSCRGHRIGRRLVGELIDAARELGVARIFVLTFETRFFGSFGFQEIDGAPVPQPVYEQLLRSYDEGVAEFLDLERVKPNTLGNTRMLLRL, encoded by the coding sequence ATGACCGACGCCGAGGAGATCGTGGTCCGCCGGGCCCGCACCTCTGACGTGCGCGGCATCCGGCGGCTGGTCGACACCTACACCGACGACCGACGGCTGCTCAGCAAGGCCACCGTCACCCTGTACGAGGACGTGCCGGAGTTCCGGGTGGCGGTGCGGCCGGACGGGACGGTGGTCGGCTGCGGGGCCCTGCACGTGATGTGGGAGGACCTGGCCGAGATCCGTACGGTGGCGGTCGACCCGAGCTGCCGGGGGCACCGGATCGGGCGCCGGCTCGTCGGCGAGCTGATCGACGCGGCCCGTGAGCTGGGGGTGGCCCGGATCTTCGTGCTGACCTTCGAGACCCGGTTCTTCGGCTCGTTCGGCTTCCAGGAGATCGACGGGGCGCCGGTGCCGCAGCCGGTCTACGAGCAGCTGCTCCGCTCGTACGACGAGGGCGTGGCCGAGTTCCTCGACCTGGAACGGGTGAAGCCGAACACCCTCGGCAACACCCGGATGCTGCTGCGCCTCTGA
- a CDS encoding nucleoside triphosphate pyrophosphohydrolase — translation MTARIVLLVTSPRLPAGLLTAPAWDVVRSAPVLAGTESELTAAVRAAGVEVTVVTEDATQALLDAVAAHDTAVWLAGPTGDETLARELGLRLAREPGLAELELMYGSWDPPGARLLDAVEVMDRLASPGGDPWKRAQTHRSLAGFLLEECYEAYDAISADDTDALREELGDVLLQVLLHARLAEELPEGKRWTVDDVAGGLVDKMVRRNPHVFAGEQAASIEEIEANWERIKRAEKTRESVLDGIAMSQPALALAAKILDRAGRIGLAVPPPLAESQVDPEARLGASLLATVAAARQAGIDPEAALRRATLAYADAVRTAERAARPDQSS, via the coding sequence ATGACCGCCCGGATCGTCCTGCTGGTCACCTCGCCCCGGCTGCCGGCCGGGCTGCTGACCGCGCCCGCCTGGGACGTCGTACGCTCCGCGCCGGTGCTGGCCGGCACGGAGAGCGAGCTGACGGCGGCGGTCCGGGCGGCGGGCGTCGAGGTCACGGTGGTGACCGAGGACGCCACCCAGGCGTTGCTCGACGCGGTGGCGGCGCACGACACCGCGGTCTGGCTGGCCGGGCCGACCGGCGACGAGACGCTGGCTCGGGAGCTGGGGCTGCGGCTGGCCCGCGAGCCGGGCCTGGCCGAGCTGGAGCTGATGTACGGCTCCTGGGATCCGCCGGGCGCCCGGCTGCTCGACGCGGTCGAGGTGATGGACCGGCTAGCCTCCCCGGGCGGTGACCCGTGGAAGCGGGCGCAGACCCACCGCAGCCTCGCCGGCTTCCTGCTGGAGGAGTGCTACGAGGCGTACGACGCGATCAGCGCCGACGACACCGACGCGCTCCGCGAGGAGTTGGGCGACGTGCTGCTGCAGGTGCTGCTGCACGCCCGGCTGGCCGAGGAGCTGCCGGAGGGGAAGCGCTGGACGGTCGACGACGTGGCCGGCGGCCTGGTCGACAAGATGGTCCGGCGCAACCCGCACGTCTTCGCCGGCGAGCAGGCCGCCTCGATCGAGGAGATCGAGGCGAACTGGGAGCGGATCAAGCGGGCCGAGAAGACCCGCGAGTCGGTGCTGGACGGCATCGCGATGAGCCAGCCCGCGCTCGCCCTGGCCGCGAAGATCCTGGACCGGGCCGGCCGGATCGGCCTGGCGGTGCCGCCGCCGCTCGCCGAGTCCCAGGTGGACCCGGAGGCGAGACTCGGCGCCAGCCTTCTGGCCACCGTCGCCGCCGCGAGGCAGGCCGGCATCGACCCCGAGGCAGCCCTGCGCCGCGCCACCCTGGCCTACGCGGACGCCGTCCGCACCGCCGAACGCGCCGCCCGCCCCGACCAGTCGAGTTGA